In Acaryochloris marina S15, a single genomic region encodes these proteins:
- a CDS encoding STAS domain-containing protein, producing MKQLPSFCIVHPPQHLTSTTQDVFYQHIYELVQSRVEVILINLEKVTRLDSGGLGILFGAFRISHRQGKRLMLYSPQSHVVQNLHKTGLTQIVGTHATLADCIKDAIPYSQRLVQDRSIQLPEF from the coding sequence GTGAAGCAACTACCGAGCTTCTGTATTGTTCACCCCCCTCAACATCTCACTTCCACAACCCAAGACGTGTTTTATCAGCATATCTATGAGCTGGTTCAATCTCGGGTTGAGGTGATCCTAATCAATTTGGAAAAAGTCACGCGCTTAGATAGCGGAGGCTTAGGTATTTTATTTGGCGCTTTTCGGATCTCCCATCGGCAAGGAAAGCGATTAATGTTGTATTCGCCTCAGTCCCATGTGGTTCAGAATCTCCACAAGACCGGATTAACCCAAATCGTTGGAACTCATGCAACCCTGGCAGACTGTATTAAGGATGCCATCCCCTACTCCCAGCGATTGGTTCAAGATCGATCGATTCAACTCCCTGAGTTTTAA
- a CDS encoding alpha/beta hydrolase: MASTSMTGLRRLRNMVIWMGLGSICTLSALVLQAETALGATKIKFTYGPFGQSLTVKELKTFAETGKATSKLKFFLNAADQDPNVVRRFLAQDVKISLRLADRLLYLLPGEYALFQAGQIFRTPGRVANIQALRSGVIQSLSDDGQISLLEFLEKYPLAEMTIDGVKLVRTAGQIDRLVSRFAPSVESGAAIATGLLESLVCDCDSTSVPPNPIPEQTPDPDAAPPD; the protein is encoded by the coding sequence ATGGCATCAACATCAATGACAGGTCTACGAAGGTTGCGGAACATGGTGATCTGGATGGGGCTGGGTTCTATTTGTACCTTGTCTGCCCTGGTTCTTCAGGCCGAAACTGCCCTGGGGGCTACCAAGATTAAATTTACCTATGGGCCATTTGGTCAATCTCTAACGGTAAAAGAACTCAAGACTTTTGCTGAAACAGGTAAAGCCACTTCTAAACTCAAGTTTTTCTTGAATGCTGCCGATCAAGATCCCAACGTCGTCCGGCGGTTTCTAGCTCAAGATGTGAAAATTAGCCTTAGATTGGCCGATCGGTTGCTCTACCTATTGCCTGGGGAATATGCATTGTTTCAAGCAGGCCAGATTTTTCGAACTCCAGGTCGAGTGGCCAATATTCAAGCCCTTCGGTCAGGGGTGATTCAGTCCTTGAGCGATGATGGTCAGATTTCCCTGTTGGAGTTTCTGGAAAAGTATCCTCTGGCTGAAATGACGATTGATGGCGTCAAGTTAGTCCGAACCGCAGGCCAGATTGATCGGCTTGTTAGTCGGTTTGCCCCTTCGGTGGAATCCGGTGCTGCGATCGCAACTGGACTCCTAGAAAGTTTGGTGTGTGATTGTGACTCTACCTCTGTCCCACCCAACCCTATTCCAGAACAAACCCCTGATCCTGATGCAGCACCTCCAGATTGA
- a CDS encoding XdhC/CoxI family protein, with product MLLVRMKELQEIIPFVIQADHQDPSIIVATVLQAEESSYCKPGTRILLTKTDQTIKAICEDYIDQKIIDQVKQLVQINASLQVYRYHVDCPHKLNKTSSQGGTTILLEPLNSRSTRAQFDFIAECYSENQSGAIATVFTVEGAIPAQIASRLFLKMDGSVANQIGDHFLTNLIFQDTVKILAAGQTRTRSYPFIDGYVQALIEVITPPIQLYIFGITPYTSPITLLAKQLGWTVVIIEHPSREIKLNHFPEADHILKVDTQDLPKQIQLSSYSAAVVMTGNFEQDLAIVKFLWSSAIGYLGIPGTKARAQQLIQGLQGGGTLTTQQLNRLHGPIGLDIGAETPSEIALAIVSEIQAVVKHRTGSFLREQQNSIHDSVPDLISLIK from the coding sequence TTGCTACTCGTTCGAATGAAAGAGCTACAAGAAATCATTCCTTTTGTCATTCAAGCCGATCATCAAGATCCGTCCATTATTGTAGCGACTGTATTGCAGGCAGAAGAATCAAGCTACTGCAAGCCTGGAACTCGGATCCTATTAACCAAAACAGACCAAACCATTAAGGCAATTTGTGAGGATTATATTGATCAAAAAATTATTGACCAAGTTAAACAACTGGTTCAGATCAATGCCAGCCTTCAAGTATACCGATATCATGTCGATTGCCCCCATAAACTGAATAAAACAAGCTCTCAGGGCGGAACTACAATTTTACTGGAGCCTCTCAATAGCCGATCGACTAGAGCTCAGTTTGATTTTATCGCCGAATGTTATAGCGAGAACCAATCTGGGGCAATCGCTACCGTTTTTACAGTAGAAGGGGCTATTCCTGCCCAAATCGCCTCCCGATTATTTCTCAAAATGGATGGTTCAGTAGCCAATCAAATTGGGGACCATTTTCTCACCAATCTCATTTTTCAAGATACCGTCAAGATACTGGCAGCGGGGCAAACTCGGACCAGAAGTTATCCCTTTATTGACGGTTATGTTCAAGCCCTGATCGAAGTCATTACTCCTCCCATCCAGCTCTATATCTTTGGCATTACACCTTACACCTCTCCCATTACACTCCTTGCCAAACAGTTGGGGTGGACCGTGGTCATCATTGAGCATCCATCACGAGAGATTAAACTCAACCATTTCCCAGAGGCGGATCATATTCTGAAAGTAGATACCCAGGATCTGCCCAAACAAATTCAGCTCTCGTCTTATTCAGCTGCTGTTGTAATGACAGGAAACTTTGAGCAGGATTTGGCGATAGTAAAGTTTCTATGGTCTAGTGCCATAGGCTATTTAGGTATCCCTGGCACCAAAGCAAGAGCGCAACAACTGATTCAAGGGCTGCAGGGTGGGGGCACACTTACAACTCAACAACTCAATCGGCTGCATGGTCCCATCGGCCTAGATATCGGTGCAGAAACGCCCAGTGAAATCGCTTTAGCGATAGTGTCTGAGATCCAGGCCGTTGTTAAACATCGCACTGGCTCGTTTTTACGAGAACAGCAAAACTCGATCCATGATTCTGTTCCTGATTTGATTTCCCTGATCAAATAA
- a CDS encoding ion channel yields MRSPVNSRRRQSLRRKLAQSLPQKSYLKFKDGKFSISGLGVWYTYWRDPYHLLLTIPWLGFLLILVGGYLVINVLFALAFLAGGDCIANATPGSFWDAFFFSVQTLGAIGYGAMHPTTAYANFVVTVEAFTSILSVALITGLAFARFSRPTTRVLFSHVAVITPYNGVPTLMFRTANQRRNQILEAEINLYFLQDEVSTEGDAMRHLYNLNLLRPRTPSFTLTWTVMHPIDESSPLYGATAESLERTKATLIVTLTGIDDTVAQSLHARHTYGALDIIWNHKFIDIFHQTQDGHRYIDYTHFHDVAPK; encoded by the coding sequence ATGCGTTCGCCTGTGAATTCCCGCCGCCGTCAGTCCCTCCGCCGAAAATTAGCCCAAAGTTTGCCTCAAAAAAGCTATCTGAAGTTTAAGGATGGCAAATTTAGTATTTCTGGCCTGGGCGTTTGGTACACCTATTGGCGCGATCCCTATCATTTACTGTTAACGATTCCCTGGTTGGGATTTCTGCTGATTTTGGTGGGCGGCTATTTGGTCATTAATGTTCTGTTTGCTTTGGCTTTCTTGGCAGGTGGAGATTGTATTGCCAATGCGACTCCAGGATCTTTTTGGGATGCGTTCTTTTTCAGTGTGCAAACGTTGGGAGCCATTGGCTATGGAGCCATGCACCCGACAACGGCATACGCCAATTTTGTGGTTACGGTAGAAGCTTTTACGAGTATTCTCAGTGTGGCCCTTATTACGGGTTTGGCATTTGCGAGATTTTCTCGACCAACAACTCGGGTATTGTTTAGCCACGTTGCGGTGATTACGCCTTACAATGGCGTACCGACTTTGATGTTTCGTACTGCCAATCAGCGCCGCAATCAAATTCTGGAAGCTGAAATTAATCTCTATTTTCTCCAGGATGAAGTTAGCACTGAGGGAGATGCCATGCGGCATTTGTATAATCTCAATTTGCTGCGTCCTCGTACTCCTTCCTTTACCCTGACTTGGACGGTTATGCATCCGATTGATGAATCCAGTCCACTCTATGGCGCGACTGCTGAATCGCTAGAGCGCACCAAGGCGACGCTAATTGTCACACTGACTGGGATTGACGATACAGTGGCTCAATCTCTGCATGCTCGCCATACCTATGGGGCATTGGACATTATTTGGAATCATAAATTCATCGATATTTTCCATCAGACTCAAGATGGGCATCGATATATTGATTACACTCACTTCCACGACGTAGCCCCTAAATAA
- a CDS encoding transposase → MSQTLTLSPPSAPTLQSTFPQTETYFITLCTHERECLFGEIIAGEMQLNDLGTLVADEWQASFEQSSDFDLHHWVMMPNHIHGIIGAANSGPQDLDQQPLVQETKVRSHSLIKWISSFKGIASQRIKHLRNLPHQPLWQQEVDQHIIPHRFAFHTFHQYITTNPHAWDWDKLHPDSPALT, encoded by the coding sequence GTGTCTCAAACTTTAACTCTCTCTCCCCCTTCTGCCCCTACTCTTCAATCTACTTTCCCTCAAACAGAGACTTACTTCATTACCCTCTGTACTCATGAGCGAGAGTGCTTATTTGGCGAAATTATTGCCGGTGAGATGCAGCTCAATGATTTAGGCACATTAGTTGCAGATGAATGGCAAGCCTCTTTTGAGCAAAGTTCCGATTTCGACCTCCACCATTGGGTGATGATGCCGAACCATATTCACGGCATTATTGGCGCTGCGAACTCAGGCCCTCAGGATTTGGACCAACAGCCCCTCGTTCAGGAAACGAAGGTGCGATCGCATTCCTTAATCAAGTGGATCTCCTCCTTTAAAGGGATAGCCAGCCAACGCATTAAACATCTGAGAAACTTGCCCCATCAACCCCTTTGGCAACAAGAGGTCGATCAACATATCATTCCTCATCGGTTTGCCTTTCACACCTTCCATCAATACATCACCACTAACCCCCATGCTTGGGATTGGGATAAATTGCATCCAGACAGCCCAGCCCTAACCTAA
- the folP gene encoding dihydropteroate synthase, whose product MNAPAQIPAWTLRNHTFAWGTRTYLMGILNVTPDSFSDGGQFNSQSAALSQAHHLIEAGIDILDIGGQSTRPQAIEIAEGEELARVIPVIKAIRSELDVPISVDTTRASVAAAAIAAGADLVNDVSGGIHDPQMLLTVANLNVPIILMHRRGTPQTMQQFTNYENLIQDIIDFLKQQIDAALAAGISKDSLAIDPGIGFAKTGPQNLALLRQIAQFQVLGCPILVGPSRKSFIGHILNQPDPQQRVWGTAAACCAAIQGGADILRIHDGAAMGEVCQVADAIWRTV is encoded by the coding sequence ATGAATGCTCCTGCCCAAATTCCAGCCTGGACTCTTCGTAATCACACCTTCGCTTGGGGAACTCGTACCTATTTAATGGGAATTTTGAACGTTACCCCGGATAGTTTCAGTGATGGTGGCCAATTTAACTCCCAATCTGCAGCCCTATCACAGGCCCATCATCTTATAGAAGCCGGTATCGACATTCTCGATATTGGGGGTCAATCCACTCGTCCTCAAGCCATTGAAATTGCTGAGGGCGAGGAATTGGCTCGGGTCATTCCCGTCATCAAAGCCATCCGGTCGGAACTAGACGTTCCCATTTCGGTGGATACCACACGAGCCTCCGTAGCAGCGGCTGCGATCGCAGCCGGAGCCGATCTCGTCAATGATGTCTCTGGTGGCATTCACGATCCACAGATGCTGTTGACCGTTGCCAATCTGAACGTTCCGATTATTTTGATGCATAGGCGAGGCACACCTCAAACCATGCAGCAATTCACAAACTATGAGAACTTGATTCAGGACATTATTGATTTCTTGAAACAGCAAATTGATGCTGCCCTGGCCGCAGGTATCTCTAAAGATTCCCTGGCGATCGATCCAGGCATTGGGTTTGCTAAAACCGGGCCTCAGAATTTAGCATTGCTGCGCCAAATCGCCCAATTTCAAGTCTTAGGCTGTCCGATTTTGGTGGGACCTTCCCGTAAAAGCTTTATTGGTCACATCTTGAATCAGCCGGATCCACAACAACGAGTATGGGGCACTGCTGCCGCCTGTTGTGCAGCCATTCAAGGTGGAGCGGACATCCTGCGCATTCATGATGGAGCAGCCATGGGAGAGGTTTGCCAGGTGGCAGATGCAATTTGGCGAACTGTGTGA
- a CDS encoding M23 family metallopeptidase, protein MRRYIFLLLLGLFFVVGCELATQANPTLRLGLPIDCTLGKDCFVLLYPDRDPGPEAVDFGCGRMTYDGHKGTDFAISDEQEEVTVKASAAGTVLRTRNNIRDRRIQDQTQTDAVEGMECGNGVVIEHDESWQTQYCHLRQGSVLVQPGDKVKEGTPLGLVGTSGKASFPHVHLSVRYQDKVIDPFTGPESQLGCQGSKSPLWNLALPYQSTGLIRAGFATQLPKLEQLWDGDFKDRVIPVDSPALVFWVHTYGMLKGDQERLQLQDPQGKMVAQFNRPVSESQKVWTRSLGKKGTQQPLIPGRWSGRYQLIRDKKVIIDHKEDVLLQ, encoded by the coding sequence GTGCGTAGGTACATTTTTCTACTGCTGTTGGGATTGTTTTTTGTGGTGGGATGTGAATTGGCGACCCAAGCTAACCCCACCTTGCGGCTAGGGCTACCCATTGATTGCACCTTAGGCAAAGACTGCTTTGTTCTGCTTTATCCTGATCGGGATCCAGGGCCAGAAGCTGTAGATTTTGGCTGTGGCCGGATGACTTACGATGGCCACAAAGGAACCGACTTTGCTATCTCTGATGAGCAAGAGGAGGTTACCGTTAAGGCATCGGCAGCAGGGACTGTATTGCGCACTCGGAACAATATTCGCGATCGCCGAATTCAGGATCAAACTCAAACAGATGCCGTTGAAGGAATGGAATGCGGTAATGGTGTTGTTATTGAACATGATGAAAGCTGGCAGACTCAATATTGTCATCTGCGGCAGGGAAGTGTGCTGGTTCAACCGGGCGATAAAGTGAAAGAGGGCACGCCTCTAGGCTTAGTAGGTACTTCTGGGAAGGCTTCTTTTCCCCATGTTCACTTGAGTGTTCGCTACCAAGACAAGGTTATAGATCCGTTTACTGGGCCAGAATCCCAATTGGGGTGTCAGGGCAGCAAGAGTCCCTTATGGAACCTAGCCCTTCCCTACCAATCAACGGGATTGATTCGGGCTGGCTTTGCCACGCAACTGCCTAAACTAGAGCAGTTATGGGATGGGGATTTTAAGGATCGGGTGATTCCGGTAGATAGCCCTGCCCTAGTGTTTTGGGTCCATACCTATGGCATGCTCAAAGGAGATCAGGAACGCTTGCAGCTCCAAGATCCTCAGGGCAAAATGGTTGCTCAGTTTAATCGTCCTGTGTCTGAATCTCAGAAGGTATGGACCCGTTCTTTAGGGAAGAAGGGTACCCAACAACCCCTCATTCCAGGTCGGTGGTCTGGACGATATCAGTTAATTAGAGATAAGAAAGTGATCATTGACCATAAAGAAGATGTTCTTCTGCAATAA
- a CDS encoding DMT family transporter, with the protein MTQLKLTEKKAGSHGVKPNPYAFMALLLGAVGIAFAPIFVRLSELGPSATAFYRLGFAAPLLGLWLWTSLPTSPPLSPRQRVNLFPLMSAGCFFAADLAVWHWSIQFTSVANATLLANFAPIFVVLAGWLLFGQTVSRWFVAALALVLSGATLLVSASIDTQHLFGDALGLLTAIFYAGYILSVARLRLYFSTAIIAFASSTVGATILFFVAWLSGESFLPVTTIGWLSLVGLACISQVIGQSLIMFALAHLPSAFASVSLLLQPVTAAILAWRLFGEALTLQQGLGGVIVLAGIVLARWSDRKLVS; encoded by the coding sequence ATGACCCAGCTCAAGTTAACAGAGAAAAAGGCTGGTTCGCATGGTGTCAAACCCAATCCCTATGCTTTCATGGCTCTGCTTCTGGGGGCTGTGGGCATTGCTTTTGCCCCCATCTTTGTTCGCTTGAGTGAGTTAGGACCGAGTGCGACAGCTTTCTATCGATTAGGATTTGCCGCTCCTCTATTAGGACTATGGTTGTGGACCTCACTCCCAACTTCACCACCCCTCTCACCGCGGCAGCGTGTAAATTTGTTTCCCCTGATGTCAGCAGGGTGCTTCTTTGCGGCAGATTTGGCGGTTTGGCATTGGTCTATTCAATTTACCTCTGTGGCCAATGCGACTTTGTTGGCTAACTTTGCCCCTATTTTCGTAGTCTTAGCGGGGTGGCTACTGTTTGGGCAAACTGTCTCTCGATGGTTTGTGGCTGCCCTTGCTTTGGTTTTGTCTGGAGCCACCTTATTGGTTAGTGCCAGTATAGATACCCAACATCTGTTTGGAGATGCTTTAGGATTGCTTACGGCCATTTTCTACGCTGGATATATTCTGTCTGTTGCTCGGTTACGTTTGTATTTTTCCACGGCAATTATTGCCTTTGCGAGCAGTACTGTCGGGGCTACTATTTTGTTCTTTGTCGCTTGGCTATCAGGAGAAAGCTTTTTACCCGTGACGACGATAGGGTGGTTGTCTTTAGTGGGATTAGCCTGTATTTCTCAGGTGATTGGCCAAAGTTTGATTATGTTTGCTTTGGCCCATTTGCCTTCTGCTTTTGCTTCTGTCAGTTTGCTGCTGCAACCGGTTACGGCGGCAATTTTGGCTTGGCGATTATTTGGAGAGGCGCTAACCCTGCAGCAAGGCTTGGGGGGCGTTATTGTATTGGCAGGGATTGTGCTGGCTCGTTGGAGCGATCGCAAACTCGTATCATAG
- a CDS encoding alpha/beta hydrolase, whose translation MLFQRSIPVPLGMMFATLVSFSCADLGQASESIIVRYKSEEATVTRQDLDRFADTGEMPTDLQKLLGTDARVPNVVQTLLKEEIKIPKFVERFIEGSNGDFLLLKLDDAISSASGSTERDLAEIRTAVLDSIADNRVSFIELIAKHPQTQIQLDLTRLEGTYQDVRGFVERVLPALEVAKGVLQDLVCDCDTAKSAAEPEVDATSKQYQSADAAIDRHSSEKCNHLEPTEKAVLIETK comes from the coding sequence ATGTTATTCCAACGCTCAATCCCCGTGCCTTTGGGAATGATGTTTGCCACCCTCGTAAGCTTTTCCTGTGCAGACTTAGGACAGGCTTCTGAGAGCATCATTGTTCGCTATAAGTCAGAGGAAGCAACAGTGACTCGACAAGACTTAGATCGGTTTGCCGATACGGGGGAGATGCCTACTGATTTGCAAAAGTTGCTAGGGACGGATGCCCGGGTACCGAATGTTGTTCAAACTCTCTTAAAAGAAGAAATCAAAATTCCCAAGTTTGTCGAACGCTTCATCGAAGGATCGAATGGTGATTTTTTGCTATTGAAATTGGATGATGCCATTAGTAGTGCTTCTGGTAGCACTGAAAGGGATTTAGCGGAAATTCGCACCGCTGTTTTAGATTCCATTGCTGACAACCGGGTTTCCTTTATTGAACTGATTGCCAAGCATCCCCAAACCCAAATTCAGCTTGATCTAACCCGTTTGGAAGGGACCTATCAGGATGTTCGCGGTTTTGTGGAGCGGGTACTCCCTGCCCTAGAAGTGGCTAAAGGGGTTTTGCAAGATTTAGTTTGTGACTGTGATACCGCTAAATCTGCGGCAGAACCAGAAGTGGATGCCACCAGCAAGCAATATCAGTCTGCAGATGCCGCAATCGACCGTCATTCCTCTGAGAAATGTAATCACCTGGAGCCGACTGAAAAAGCTGTCCTGATCGAGACAAAATAG
- a CDS encoding J domain-containing protein, whose protein sequence is MDIADCYRLLQLTSRANLEDLKASYRRLARQWHPDINPGDALAHEKFIQVTEAYKTLQKIIPPALDNSTVPASVPPRTAAKPRSAPSVRVSTQPTKPSPPPPQQPQRQAQPQVSTPKPRVTVAQQPAPQPKPASTTTARKTPLSPTEIKLKVDSYKQLQDLIQRQRFPRAVALIEALAQRLPQDVEVRQWQAIIYQSWGRQLIRERKLNQARAYLKKALNTDPHNKALWAEIELDFKKIEMAF, encoded by the coding sequence ATGGATATTGCAGACTGCTATCGCCTGCTACAACTTACTTCTAGAGCCAATTTAGAAGACCTCAAAGCCTCATACCGTCGGCTAGCAAGGCAATGGCACCCAGATATCAATCCGGGTGATGCACTCGCCCATGAGAAGTTTATTCAGGTCACCGAAGCTTATAAAACGCTCCAAAAAATTATTCCTCCTGCTCTAGATAACAGCACCGTTCCTGCATCTGTTCCACCCAGAACGGCAGCGAAGCCCCGCTCAGCCCCTTCAGTCAGAGTCTCAACCCAGCCGACCAAACCTTCGCCCCCGCCCCCGCAACAGCCCCAGCGCCAGGCTCAACCCCAAGTATCTACTCCCAAACCAAGAGTAACTGTTGCCCAGCAGCCCGCCCCTCAGCCGAAACCCGCCTCTACGACAACCGCTAGAAAAACCCCTCTTTCACCTACAGAAATCAAGCTGAAGGTGGATTCTTACAAGCAACTTCAAGATTTAATTCAACGACAGAGATTCCCTAGAGCCGTTGCGCTCATTGAAGCCCTAGCCCAACGACTTCCTCAAGATGTGGAAGTAAGACAATGGCAGGCCATTATTTACCAATCTTGGGGACGTCAGCTGATACGTGAACGAAAACTCAATCAAGCTAGAGCCTATTTAAAGAAAGCTTTGAATACAGATCCTCACAATAAAGCTCTTTGGGCTGAAATTGAGCTGGACTTTAAGAAAATAGAAATGGCTTTTTAA
- a CDS encoding SUMF1/EgtB/PvdO family nonheme iron enzyme: protein MLQTFSLKLSLIGVLTLTQLMGCQSEVKPSSLTSTRCEQEGDFVWIEAGNYILGSDRQERDYAYRISAAAAAQQPDKRAKAEASLRQRGWFDGEPDRQVRSQPSVCMGKNLITNTEYQAFVKATGHRAPFISAGDYQKQGFLVHPYASVKPYLWQDQRFPSGKDQHPVVLVSYPDAQAFAQWRGQQDGQSYRLPTALEWEQAARGNDGRYFPWGNEWQADATNWANHGGLQTSEIATYPLSRSPAGVEDMAGNVFEYTSTLTQQVIRQTVVMKGCSWDDSPGFCRAAYQHSRPQHSHHILFGFRLVKE from the coding sequence ATGCTTCAAACCTTCTCCCTCAAGCTGTCCCTGATAGGGGTGCTGACGTTAACTCAGCTAATGGGATGTCAGTCTGAAGTGAAGCCATCATCTTTAACCTCAACCCGTTGCGAACAAGAGGGAGACTTCGTTTGGATTGAGGCCGGAAACTATATTTTAGGCAGCGATCGCCAAGAACGAGATTATGCATATCGCATCTCAGCAGCAGCTGCGGCCCAGCAACCGGATAAGCGAGCCAAAGCTGAAGCCAGTTTACGCCAAAGGGGTTGGTTCGATGGAGAACCGGATCGGCAGGTGCGATCGCAACCCTCAGTTTGCATGGGCAAAAACCTGATCACCAATACTGAATATCAAGCCTTTGTGAAAGCAACGGGGCATCGAGCGCCTTTCATTTCTGCAGGTGATTATCAAAAACAAGGGTTTCTCGTCCATCCCTATGCCTCCGTCAAACCCTACCTTTGGCAAGATCAACGTTTTCCATCGGGCAAAGACCAGCATCCTGTCGTTTTAGTGTCTTACCCAGATGCCCAAGCCTTTGCCCAATGGCGAGGCCAACAAGATGGGCAATCCTATCGCTTACCCACTGCCTTGGAGTGGGAGCAAGCCGCCCGAGGTAACGATGGCCGCTACTTCCCTTGGGGCAATGAATGGCAAGCCGATGCCACCAACTGGGCCAATCATGGCGGACTGCAAACGAGTGAGATCGCAACTTATCCCCTTAGCCGGAGCCCTGCCGGGGTAGAAGACATGGCGGGGAATGTCTTTGAATATACGTCTACCCTAACTCAACAGGTTATTCGCCAAACAGTCGTGATGAAGGGATGCTCGTGGGATGACTCACCGGGCTTTTGCCGAGCGGCTTACCAACATTCCCGTCCCCAACATTCACACCATATTTTATTCGGCTTTCGCTTAGTCAAAGAATAA
- a CDS encoding ureidoglycolate lyase: MQCSTQQLIAQPITPEAFQPYGQVIFASEDGAVYGPDNAQLQLDNGIPRFYIMRLEKLGRQFSRITRHLKCTQCLGSLAGKPWLMAVAPPGDAAQPALDQITAFQIPGDCFIKLEVGTWHAGPHFDTDYIDFYNLELSDTNQVDHDTCNLINQYNVEFLITAPM; encoded by the coding sequence ATGCAATGTTCCACACAACAACTAATTGCTCAACCCATTACTCCAGAGGCTTTTCAGCCCTACGGCCAGGTCATATTTGCCTCCGAAGATGGGGCTGTGTATGGTCCTGACAATGCTCAATTGCAGCTAGACAACGGAATTCCTCGATTCTATATCATGCGGCTGGAAAAACTGGGACGACAGTTCTCGCGCATTACGCGGCATCTAAAATGTACCCAGTGTTTAGGTTCCCTAGCTGGTAAACCCTGGCTGATGGCCGTTGCTCCCCCAGGAGATGCTGCTCAACCTGCTCTAGATCAGATTACTGCATTTCAAATTCCTGGGGACTGCTTTATCAAATTAGAGGTGGGGACTTGGCATGCTGGCCCTCACTTTGATACAGACTATATTGATTTCTATAATTTAGAGTTATCAGACACGAATCAGGTTGATCACGATACATGCAACCTGATCAACCAATATAATGTTGAATTCTTAATCACAGCTCCTATGTGA
- a CDS encoding DUF4157 domain-containing protein translates to MMKPIIQRHNGPKDANPNLEQAINQSKGGGRPLNDKIRGPMEQAFGANFGNVRVHNDTKAHQLNESIQARAFTTGQDLFFRQGAYQPGNRAGQELLAHELTHVVQQNGVLVKESKSSNADLQKSNAVVQAQWVAGKKAETWYWDQVLDGVTWYMDSSNSMWFQITNAEAITTGTEEEYTTLQGKKNKKSWIEWNALSVAPLGGVGDLLFESMQSMQNEDFEWGSNTLGGPLAKKLATQPPRKYGNKATPLALWLYKKDEPEPKVFNCWEAVLIAAFKAGLIDKNYIKKAIVIKGGVPAFVKPIMDGPSGKADGPLTKDKVAIAKIPFAISTPFAKGVVVAFGTDPGHVALATGKRVSIKSSEVAQAVEAEEGNEILELDSATEGVSKSTIEETMARNTAYTRQVCWGSLPSSF, encoded by the coding sequence ATGATGAAGCCTATTATTCAACGACACAACGGCCCTAAAGATGCGAATCCCAACCTAGAACAAGCCATTAACCAATCTAAAGGGGGTGGTCGTCCCCTGAATGATAAGATTCGCGGTCCAATGGAACAAGCTTTTGGAGCAAATTTTGGTAATGTGCGAGTCCATAACGATACAAAAGCCCATCAACTCAATGAATCTATCCAAGCGCGTGCCTTTACCACAGGCCAGGATCTCTTTTTTCGCCAAGGAGCCTACCAACCGGGCAACCGCGCAGGGCAAGAACTCCTAGCCCATGAGCTTACTCATGTCGTGCAGCAAAATGGGGTGTTGGTCAAGGAATCGAAATCCTCAAATGCTGATTTGCAAAAGTCAAATGCCGTTGTACAGGCACAATGGGTGGCAGGGAAAAAAGCTGAAACTTGGTATTGGGACCAAGTATTAGATGGTGTTACATGGTATATGGATTCATCTAATTCAATGTGGTTTCAGATCACAAATGCTGAAGCAATAACGACTGGAACAGAGGAAGAATATACTACATTGCAGGGAAAGAAGAACAAGAAGAGTTGGATCGAGTGGAATGCTTTAAGTGTTGCACCTTTGGGTGGTGTTGGTGATCTTCTTTTTGAGTCAATGCAGTCGATGCAAAATGAGGATTTTGAATGGGGTTCAAATACTCTTGGAGGGCCGTTAGCGAAGAAACTGGCTACTCAACCGCCCAGAAAATATGGGAATAAAGCTACTCCCTTGGCTCTATGGCTATATAAAAAAGATGAGCCCGAACCTAAAGTATTTAACTGTTGGGAGGCAGTACTTATTGCAGCATTCAAAGCTGGTCTAATAGATAAAAATTATATTAAGAAAGCAATTGTTATTAAAGGTGGTGTTCCAGCTTTTGTCAAACCAATTATGGATGGCCCAAGTGGTAAGGCCGATGGCCCTCTGACTAAAGATAAGGTTGCAATTGCAAAGATCCCTTTTGCCATATCTACACCATTCGCAAAGGGAGTTGTAGTTGCTTTTGGTACTGATCCTGGCCACGTTGCGCTTGCTACAGGAAAACGAGTGTCAATAAAAAGTTCGGAAGTGGCTCAAGCGGTAGAGGCAGAAGAGGGAAATGAGATTTTGGAGTTGGATAGTGCGACGGAAGGTGTAAGCAAATCAACTATTGAGGAAACAATGGCTCGAAATACTGCATATACCCGACAAGTTTGTTGGGGATCATTACCCAGTTCTTTCTAG